In the genome of Deltaproteobacteria bacterium, the window GGAGATGCAGCCGCGCACCGGCACCGGGCCCACCACCATCCGCGAGCCGGGCGACCTCCTGCACGAGATGCGGCTCCGCAAGGAGCCCGCCGAGCTCGCGCACATGCGCGAGGCGATCGCGATCGCGTGCGACGCGCACCGCGAGGCGATGCGCAGCGCGCGCCCCGGCATGTACGAGTACGAGATCGAGGCGCTCATCGACTTCACCTTCCGCCGGCGCGGGGCGACCGGCCCGGCCTACCCGTCCATCGTGGCCTCGGGCGCGAACGCGACCGTGCTCCACTACACCGACAACGACCGCCCGCTCGGGGAGCGCGAGCTCCTCCTGATCGACGCGGGCGCCGAGCGCGCCGGCTACTGCGCCGACGTGACGCGCACCATCCCGACCGGCCCGCGCTACGAGCCCGCGCAACGCGACCTCTACGACGCCGTGCTGGCCGCGCAGCTCGCCGCCATCGCCGCGGTCGCGCCGGGGACGACGCTCGAGGCGGTGCACAAGACGGCGCTGCGCGTCCTGGCCGAGGCGTTGATCGCCCATGGGGTCCTCCACGGCACGGTGGACGAGGTCCTCGAGAAGGAGACTTACAAGCGCTTCTACATGCACCGCACGAGCCACTGGCTCGGGCGCGACGTGCACGACGTCGGGCGCTATGCCGAGAACGGCGCGCCGCGCGCCCTCGAACCGGGCATGGTGCTGACGGTCGAGCCCGGCCTCTACATCCCGGCCGGCGCGGAGGACGTGCCGGCGCCCTATCGCGGCG includes:
- a CDS encoding M24 family metallopeptidase → MGPSADELALLAARRARIMERMGGGVMLLAAAPERPRTADILYPYRQDSDFAYVTGFPEPEAVCVLAPDLKERFVLFVRARDPERELWVGTRAGVEGAVERYGADAAFKLEDLERELPRFLEKAPQVWHTVRRDDPLAQRLMALIRRAQEMQPRTGTGPTTIREPGDLLHEMRLRKEPAELAHMREAIAIACDAHREAMRSARPGMYEYEIEALIDFTFRRRGATGPAYPSIVASGANATVLHYTDNDRPLGERELLLIDAGAERAGYCADVTRTIPTGPRYEPAQRDLYDAVLAAQLAAIAAVAPGTTLEAVHKTALRVLAEALIAHGVLHGTVDEVLEKETYKRFYMHRTSHWLGRDVHDVGRYAENGAPRALEPGMVLTVEPGLYIPAGAEDVPAPYRG